The stretch of DNA ACACTCGCACCGCACGGCTTTTTCTGGTTCGACCTGACGCGTTAGGAGCCCGCACTCATGTATGACGACATCGCAAACGCCCGGTTCTTCCGGGCCAAATCCAGCGGCATCAGTAGCTTCAGCGAGGTAAAACGTGCGGGCAACTGGGTTATTGCCGACATCGACGGGGACCTCTACCAACTCGTCCTCGACGGGGAGCGCGACATCCTCACCACCGAAGCAACAACTGCGGAGATGGCCACGGCATTCTCCCAGGGCAACGCCTTCGGCGCCGGTCACATGCACGCGCTTGTCGACGACCTCCTCCCACCCCACCCCACGCCAAAGGTATCGGGTGCAGAGCAATCAAATACCTCCATCATCTTCGGTGAAGTAATGGTGAAATTCTTCCGAAAGCTGGAACCTGGGATTAACCCCGATGTCGAATTACTTGCTGGTCTAGCCCGAGTGAACTGTAGCTACGCCCCAAGGCTGCGTGGCTACACCACCGTCGATGTGGACGGTGTCGAATATGTCACCGCGATGCTCCAAGATTTCGTGGCCGATGCCCGGGAAGGTTGGGAGCTCACGCTCGCCCGCGCGCAAGCCGGAGCAGAACTTACGGGAGAAGCCACCCTGATGGGTGAAGCGGTAGCGGCGGTGCATCGAGATTTGAAAGCCGCTTTTGGGTCCGAGATGGTTTCAAATGAATCGATAGTCGCCGGCCTAGCGCAGCGGGTGGATACGCTGGTGGCGCAGGCGCCTGTCCTATCCGATTATGCTGAGGCGGCCCAAAAACTCTATGCGCGGGCAGCAGAAGGAAATACCGAGGTCCAACGTATCCATGGCGACCTCCACCTGGGACAGATCTTGCGAACCACAGACCGCTACCTACTCATTGACTTCGAAGGTGAACCAGCCCGCCCACTCGCGGAGCGACGCGAACTGATGTCCCCGCTGCAGGATATCGCTGGCATGCTGCGGTCTTTCGACTATGCGAGCCAGGTTGCCGGGACGAAAGTGGACCTCAGCGAGCCATTCCTCACCTCGGCCGGAATCTCTGCGAAAGATCCGCTGCTCGCAGCCTTCGTCCTGGACAAGGCACTGTACGAAGTGGCCTACGAAGCAAACAATCGCCCCGATTGGGTCCCTATTCCGCTAGGAGCAGTGGAGCGCCTGACGCAGCCGTTCATGGCTTAGCTGTTCGACTAGCCAGGGACTAAAAGCAAACGGAGTGGCATCCACTGCAGCGCACAACTGTTGCGCCGAAACCCAAGCGAAGGAATCAACTTCCTGCGGGTTCGGGTGCAACTCGCCGTCGAGAAGCGCGCTGAAAACCGGGCAAGCTTCCCACTCCACGATTCCGGAAGAGTCAATGGCGCGGTAGCTGAAATCAGGTAGCACTTCGGAGATGTCCACCAGGGTGGCGCCGAGTTCTTCTCGCCCGCGTCGTTGCACGGTGTCAACGTAGGACTCGCCCGGTCCTGGGTGTCCACAGACTGAATTTGTCCACACCCCAGGCCAC from Corynebacterium epidermidicanis encodes:
- a CDS encoding phosphotransferase encodes the protein MYDDIANARFFRAKSSGISSFSEVKRAGNWVIADIDGDLYQLVLDGERDILTTEATTAEMATAFSQGNAFGAGHMHALVDDLLPPHPTPKVSGAEQSNTSIIFGEVMVKFFRKLEPGINPDVELLAGLARVNCSYAPRLRGYTTVDVDGVEYVTAMLQDFVADAREGWELTLARAQAGAELTGEATLMGEAVAAVHRDLKAAFGSEMVSNESIVAGLAQRVDTLVAQAPVLSDYAEAAQKLYARAAEGNTEVQRIHGDLHLGQILRTTDRYLLIDFEGEPARPLAERRELMSPLQDIAGMLRSFDYASQVAGTKVDLSEPFLTSAGISAKDPLLAAFVLDKALYEVAYEANNRPDWVPIPLGAVERLTQPFMA
- the idi gene encoding isopentenyl-diphosphate Delta-isomerase, whose protein sequence is MTTTPELVVLADQHGNPIGTAPKSTVHTTNTPYHLAFSCYVHNAAGEILLTRRALSKLTWPGVWTNSVCGHPGPGESYVDTVQRRGREELGATLVDISEVLPDFSYRAIDSSGIVEWEACPVFSALLDGELHPNPQEVDSFAWVSAQQLCAAVDATPFAFSPWLVEQLSHERLRQALHCS